The DNA segment ATACAGTGTTACGTATACTGCTAAAATCGTTAAAACAATAGAGGCGATAAAACCGATTGTGTGTTTTACTATTGTATTCATCCGCTAAACACCATCCCTACCATATATACGGCTGTGAAGATGAAGATCCAAACAACATCTAAGAAGTGCCAGTATAAACTTACTATAAATAATTTAGGAGCGTTATCTTTATTTAAACCTCTCATTGCAATTTGAATTAATAAACAAATAATCCAAAAGATACCTAATGTTACGTGGGCACCGTGTGTTCCTAATAGGATGAAGAAGCTTGACCAGAATGACCCAATAGTAGGGTTAACACCTTCATGGGCATAGTGGGCGAACTCGTAAATTTCGAATCCTACGAACACAGCACCTAGTAAGATTGTGATGATCATCCAAATCATCATTAAATTTTGTTTTTCTTGTCGCATGTAATAAATTGAAATACCACAAGTGTAAGAACTAATTAATAATGA comes from the Staphylococcus hsinchuensis genome and includes:
- the qoxC gene encoding cytochrome aa3 quinol oxidase subunit III, which translates into the protein MSHNANTIDSRSHEGNLNKLGFWIFLTAEFSLFGTLFATLITLQHGGDYAGKLTTELFELPLVLIMTFSLLISSYTCGISIYYMRQEKQNLMMIWMIITILLGAVFVGFEIYEFAHYAHEGVNPTIGSFWSSFFILLGTHGAHVTLGIFWIICLLIQIAMRGLNKDNAPKLFIVSLYWHFLDVVWIFIFTAVYMVGMVFSG